A region from the Capra hircus breed San Clemente chromosome 9, ASM170441v1, whole genome shotgun sequence genome encodes:
- the LOC102190133 gene encoding gap junction epsilon-1 protein: protein MSLNYIKNFYEGCMKPPTVIGQFHTLFFGSVRMFFLGVLGFAVYGNEALHFSCDPDKREINLFCYNQFRPITPQVFWALQLVIVLVPGAIFHLYAACKSINQECILQKPIYTVIYILSVLLRISLEVVAFWLQIHLFGFQVKPLYLCDAVSLGKKFTIIKCMVPEHFEKTIFLIAMYTFTVITIVLCVAEICEIIFRRLCFLISQ, encoded by the exons ATGTCTCTAAATTACATCAAAAACTTCTATGAAGGATGT ATGAAGCCTCCCACCGTGATTGGCCAATTTCACACCCTTTTCTTTGGATCGGTTCGAATGTTCTTCCTCGGGGTCTTAGGCTTTGCAGTCTACGGGAACGAGGCTCTGCACTTCAGTTGTGATCCGGACAAGAGAGAAATAAACCTCTTCTGTTATAATCAGTTCAGACCCATCACTCCACAA GTGTTCTGGGCATTACAACTAGTGATTGTCCTGGTTCCTGGAGCTATTTTCCATCTATACGCTGCATGTAAAAGCATCAATCAAGAATGCATTCTTCAAAAACCCATCTACACTGTGATCTACATCCTCTCTGTTTTGTTAAGAATTAGCCTAGAAGTGGTAGCATTTTGGCTTCAGATTCACCTTTTCGGTTTCCAAGTAAAACCTCTCTACCTGTGTGATGCTGTGTCTCTCGGGAAAAAATTTACTATTATAAAATGCATGGTGCCAGAACACTTTGAGAAGACCATTTTTCTCATTGCAATGTATACATTTACTGTCATTACAATAGTATTATGTGTTGCTGAGATTTGTGAGATAATATTTAGAAGATTATGCTTTCTAATTAGTCAATGA